One segment of Pseudomonas sp. FP2196 DNA contains the following:
- the relA gene encoding GTP diphosphokinase codes for MVQVRAHQPINTDGSINLEAWLDHAVSVDLALDREALKEACEFAREAEQQSNAKKNLWAEGSGSFSTGLEIAEILADLKLDQDSLVAAVLYRGVREGQIELAAVGQRFGPVVAKLIDGVQRMAAISASLSPRQSMVMGTQGQVENLRKMLVAMVDDVRVALIKLAERTCAIRAVKTADDEKRNRVAREVFDIYAPLAHRLGIGHIKWELEDLSFRYLEPDQYKQIAKLLHERRLDRERFIADVMTQLKDELQATGVDADISGRAKHIYSIWRKMQRKGLEFSQIYDVRAVRVLVPEMRDCYTALGIVHTLWRHIPKEFDDYIANPKENGYRSLHTAVIGPEGKVLEVQIRTHSMHEEAELGVCAHWRYKGTDVKSGSNHYEEKISWLRQVLEWHEELGDIGGLAEQLRVDIEPDRVYIFTPDGHAIDLPKGATPLDFAYRVHTEIGHNCRGAKINGRIVPLNYSLQTGEQVEIITSKHGTPSRDWLNSNLGYVTTSRARAKIVHWFKLQARDQNVAAGKTLIERELTRLGLPAVDFDKLADKANMKTAEDMFAALGAGDLRLAQLVNLAQQLVEPERGNEQLELIPRKATGYKPGKRGDIQIQGVGNLMTQMAGCCQPLPGDAIVGYITQGRGVSIHRQDCASVLQLGGREPERIIQVSWGPVPVLTYPVDIVIRAYDRSGLLRDVSQVLLNERINVLAVNTRSNKEDNTALMSLTIEIPGLDALGRLLGRISQLPNIIETRRNRTP; via the coding sequence ATGGTACAGGTGAGAGCACACCAGCCGATCAACACTGACGGCAGTATCAATCTCGAGGCTTGGCTCGATCACGCGGTCAGTGTCGATCTGGCACTGGATCGCGAAGCCTTGAAAGAAGCCTGCGAGTTCGCTCGCGAGGCCGAACAACAGTCCAATGCCAAGAAGAATCTGTGGGCCGAAGGCTCCGGCAGTTTCAGCACCGGCCTGGAAATCGCCGAGATTCTCGCCGACCTCAAGCTCGATCAGGATTCGCTGGTCGCGGCGGTCTTGTATCGCGGCGTACGCGAAGGCCAGATCGAACTCGCGGCGGTCGGCCAGCGCTTCGGTCCGGTGGTCGCCAAACTGATCGATGGCGTGCAGCGCATGGCCGCCATCAGCGCCAGTCTCAGTCCGCGCCAGTCGATGGTCATGGGCACGCAAGGGCAGGTGGAAAACCTGCGCAAGATGCTCGTGGCGATGGTCGATGACGTCCGCGTCGCGCTGATCAAGCTGGCCGAACGCACCTGCGCCATTCGTGCGGTGAAAACCGCCGACGACGAAAAGCGTAACCGTGTCGCCCGGGAAGTCTTCGACATCTATGCGCCGCTCGCGCACCGGCTCGGCATCGGTCACATCAAATGGGAGCTGGAGGACTTGTCCTTCCGGTACCTCGAGCCTGATCAATACAAACAGATCGCCAAGTTGCTCCACGAGCGACGGCTGGATCGTGAGCGTTTCATCGCCGATGTGATGACCCAGCTCAAGGATGAATTGCAGGCTACCGGCGTCGATGCGGATATCAGCGGCCGGGCCAAACACATCTATTCGATCTGGCGCAAAATGCAGCGCAAAGGTCTGGAATTCAGCCAGATCTACGACGTTCGCGCCGTTCGCGTGCTGGTGCCGGAAATGCGCGACTGCTACACCGCGCTCGGCATCGTCCACACCCTGTGGCGGCACATTCCGAAAGAGTTCGACGACTACATCGCCAACCCCAAAGAGAACGGCTATCGCTCGCTGCATACGGCGGTAATCGGTCCTGAGGGTAAGGTGCTTGAGGTGCAGATTCGTACGCACTCGATGCACGAAGAAGCCGAACTCGGCGTCTGCGCGCACTGGCGCTACAAGGGCACCGACGTCAAGTCCGGCTCCAATCACTACGAAGAGAAAATCTCCTGGCTGCGTCAGGTGCTCGAGTGGCATGAAGAGCTGGGTGACATTGGTGGTCTGGCCGAACAGCTACGGGTCGATATCGAGCCGGATCGGGTTTACATCTTCACTCCCGACGGTCACGCCATCGACTTGCCCAAAGGCGCGACGCCGCTGGACTTCGCTTACCGCGTGCACACCGAAATCGGCCACAACTGCCGAGGCGCGAAGATCAACGGGCGCATCGTACCGCTCAACTACAGCCTGCAGACCGGTGAGCAGGTCGAAATCATCACCAGCAAACACGGCACGCCAAGCCGTGACTGGCTGAACTCGAACCTGGGTTACGTCACCACGTCGCGGGCGCGGGCGAAGATCGTTCACTGGTTCAAGTTGCAGGCCCGTGACCAGAACGTCGCGGCCGGTAAAACCCTGATCGAGCGCGAACTGACGCGTCTCGGTCTGCCCGCGGTGGATTTCGACAAGTTGGCGGACAAGGCCAACATGAAAACCGCCGAAGACATGTTCGCCGCACTCGGTGCCGGCGATCTGCGTCTGGCGCAACTGGTCAATCTGGCGCAGCAACTGGTCGAGCCGGAACGCGGCAACGAACAGTTGGAACTGATCCCGCGCAAAGCCACCGGTTACAAACCGGGCAAGCGCGGCGACATCCAGATCCAGGGCGTCGGCAACCTGATGACGCAAATGGCGGGCTGCTGCCAGCCGCTGCCGGGTGATGCGATTGTCGGTTACATCACTCAGGGGCGTGGCGTGAGCATTCACCGTCAGGACTGCGCCTCGGTGTTGCAGTTGGGCGGGCGCGAGCCGGAGCGGATCATTCAGGTCAGTTGGGGGCCGGTCCCGGTGCTCACCTACCCGGTGGACATCGTTATCCGCGCCTACGACCGTTCCGGTCTGCTGCGTGACGTCTCGCAGGTGCTGCTCAACGAGCGGATCAACGTACTGGCGGTCAACACCCGCTCGAACAAGGAAGACAACACCGCGCTGATGTCCCTGACCATCGAGATCCCGGGTCTGGATGCGCTGGGGCGGCTGCTGGGGCGGATTTCCCAGTTGCCGAACATCATCGAAACGCGGCGTAACCGCACACCGTAA
- the rlmD gene encoding 23S rRNA (uracil(1939)-C(5))-methyltransferase RlmD, whose product MAKHERGLRFQPTGGSKAPQIPTGKKQRLSIERLANDGRGIAFFEGRTWFVLGALAGEEIEARVLGTHGKVVEARTERVFTTSELRRPAPCQHAGRCGGCSVQHLPHSEQLALKQRMLAEQLSKVAGVEPQEWAAPLTGPEFGYRRRARIAVRWDMKAKKLEVGFRAAGSQDIIAISECPVLVQPLQPIMTRLPEMLRRLSKPQALGHVELFSGSSLAVLLRHMAPLSEADLTVLKDFCQFHEAQLWLHGEGEPQPVDAAQSLGYRLEQWDLDLAYRPGDFIQVNAGVNEAMVAQALDWLKPTRDERVLDLFCGLGNFALPLAKTAREVVAVEGVQTMVERAAANAASNNLHNTKFFQADLSQPLADAEWIANGFSAVLLDPPRDGAFEVVRKLATLGAKRLVYVSCNPATLARDTVELIKQGYRLKRAGILDMFPQTAHVEAMALFEASQDGSSESA is encoded by the coding sequence ATGGCCAAGCACGAGAGAGGCCTGCGCTTCCAGCCCACCGGCGGCAGCAAAGCCCCGCAAATCCCGACCGGCAAAAAGCAGCGCTTGAGCATTGAGCGCCTGGCCAATGACGGTCGCGGTATCGCGTTTTTCGAAGGCCGCACCTGGTTCGTCCTCGGCGCCCTGGCCGGTGAAGAGATCGAGGCGCGGGTGCTCGGCACCCACGGCAAAGTGGTCGAAGCGCGCACCGAGCGCGTATTCACCACCAGCGAACTGCGCCGCCCGGCACCTTGTCAGCATGCCGGCCGTTGTGGCGGTTGCAGCGTCCAGCATTTGCCCCACAGCGAACAGCTTGCCCTGAAACAGCGCATGCTCGCCGAGCAATTATCGAAGGTCGCCGGTGTCGAACCGCAAGAGTGGGCGGCCCCGTTGACCGGCCCCGAGTTCGGCTATCGCCGTCGTGCCCGCATCGCCGTGCGCTGGGACATGAAGGCAAAAAAACTCGAAGTCGGTTTCCGCGCTGCTGGCAGTCAGGACATCATCGCAATCAGCGAATGCCCGGTGCTGGTACAGCCCTTGCAACCGATCATGACCCGCTTGCCGGAGATGCTCCGTCGTTTGAGCAAACCTCAGGCGCTAGGGCATGTGGAATTGTTCAGCGGTTCATCGTTGGCGGTGTTGCTGCGGCACATGGCGCCGTTGTCCGAGGCGGATCTGACGGTTCTCAAGGACTTCTGTCAATTCCATGAAGCGCAGTTGTGGCTGCATGGCGAAGGTGAACCGCAACCGGTCGATGCCGCGCAATCGCTGGGCTACCGCCTGGAACAGTGGGATCTGGATCTGGCTTACCGGCCGGGGGATTTCATCCAGGTCAACGCTGGCGTCAACGAAGCAATGGTTGCGCAGGCGCTGGACTGGCTGAAACCGACTCGCGACGAGCGCGTGCTGGACTTGTTCTGCGGTCTTGGCAACTTCGCTTTGCCGCTGGCCAAAACCGCTCGCGAAGTGGTGGCGGTCGAAGGCGTGCAGACCATGGTCGAGCGCGCCGCTGCGAACGCCGCTAGTAACAATTTGCATAACACAAAGTTTTTTCAAGCCGATTTATCCCAGCCTCTGGCCGATGCCGAGTGGATCGCAAACGGCTTTTCTGCGGTACTCTTGGACCCACCGCGTGACGGTGCTTTCGAGGTGGTGCGCAAGCTCGCGACCCTGGGTGCCAAGCGGCTGGTTTACGTGTCGTGCAACCCGGCAACGCTGGCGCGCGATACCGTCGAATTGATAAAGCAGGGCTACCGGTTAAAACGTGCCGGGATTCTCGATATGTTTCCTCAGACGGCACATGTCGAGGCCATGGCGTTATTTGAAGCGAGCCAGGATGGCTCGTCTGAATCCGCCTGA
- the cysM gene encoding cysteine synthase CysM, whose product MTLQYPTIADCVGNTPLVRLQRLPGATSNTLLLKLEGNNPAGSVKDRPALSMITRAELRGQIHAGDTLIEATSGNTGIALAMAAAIKGYKMILIMPDNSSAERKAAMTAYGAELILVSQEEGMEGARDLAQRMEAEGRGKVLDQFANGDNPEAHYTTTGPEIWRQTQGTITHFVSSMGTTGTIMGVSRYLKEQSDSVQIVGLQPMEGSAIPGIRRWPQEYLPKIYQADRVDRIVDMAQSEAEDVTRRLAREEGIFCGVSSGGAVAAMLRLSKEVENAVIVAIICDRGDRYLSTGIFDAPN is encoded by the coding sequence ATGACCCTGCAGTACCCAACCATCGCCGATTGCGTCGGCAACACTCCGCTGGTGCGCTTGCAGCGCCTGCCCGGTGCCACCAGCAACACCCTATTGCTCAAGCTCGAAGGGAATAACCCGGCGGGTTCGGTCAAGGACCGTCCGGCGCTGTCGATGATCACCCGTGCCGAGTTGCGCGGGCAGATCCACGCTGGCGACACATTGATCGAAGCGACCTCCGGCAATACCGGGATCGCCCTGGCCATGGCTGCCGCGATCAAGGGTTACAAGATGATTCTGATCATGCCGGACAACTCCAGCGCCGAGCGCAAAGCGGCGATGACCGCTTACGGTGCCGAGCTGATTCTGGTCAGTCAGGAAGAGGGCATGGAAGGCGCTCGCGATCTCGCTCAGCGGATGGAAGCCGAAGGCCGTGGCAAGGTGCTCGATCAGTTCGCCAATGGCGACAATCCCGAAGCGCACTACACCACCACCGGCCCGGAAATCTGGCGTCAGACTCAGGGCACCATCACTCATTTCGTCAGCTCGATGGGCACCACCGGCACCATCATGGGTGTGTCGCGCTACTTGAAAGAGCAGAGCGATAGCGTGCAGATCGTCGGTCTGCAACCGATGGAAGGCTCGGCCATTCCCGGCATTCGCCGCTGGCCGCAGGAATACCTGCCGAAGATTTATCAGGCTGACCGCGTCGACCGTATCGTCGATATGGCGCAAAGCGAAGCCGAGGACGTCACCCGGCGTCTGGCTCGCGAAGAAGGCATCTTCTGCGGCGTGTCCTCGGGCGGTGCGGTGGCAGCGATGCTGCGTCTGTCCAAAGAAGTTGAAAACGCGGTGATCGTCGCGATCATTTGCGACCGTGGCGACCGTTATCTGTCGACCGGCATTTTCGACGCGCCCAACTGA
- a CDS encoding sensor histidine kinase has product MRVSELPGRHSLFWKLACLLVAFCLLMIWLSWSWGRYMEERNQFLSDEARGTLTRYAAEAERAWQRGQRDGVDSWLQSMELREAAWVGVIGGNLQSLSNEPLNEQEVQRLTFLRGLDWPIHKQGRPWLRIPFPQDPSAGSLVIELPERFVPGKYRLFWRVITNGVIPGLFTLLLCVGLYRLLVVPLNNLREQANAWRADQLNVRLSSGITQRPDELGELARAFDSMSERLQSTVALQQQLLRDLSHELRTPLSRLRVASESEQGLVQLRERIGREVDGMQRLVEDTLQLAWLDTERSPLPDEAIQIQALWEMLTDNACYESGWPSLQLQCAVDSSCWVRGNLNTLAQALENIVRNAIRHSPKGGIVRLDGRREGDYWHLWLEDQGGGVADGDLERIFSPFTRLDGSRPGDGGFGLGLSIARNAVQRQGGSLWAENSGAGLRLNLRLIADDCAASPDVIAGKLAPTVNFCQTQIV; this is encoded by the coding sequence ATGAGAGTGTCTGAATTGCCCGGACGCCATTCGCTGTTCTGGAAACTCGCCTGTCTACTGGTGGCGTTCTGTCTGCTGATGATTTGGTTGAGCTGGTCGTGGGGCCGGTATATGGAGGAACGCAACCAGTTCCTCTCCGATGAAGCTCGCGGCACCCTCACACGTTATGCCGCTGAAGCCGAGCGGGCGTGGCAGCGCGGTCAGCGTGACGGTGTCGATAGCTGGTTACAGAGCATGGAATTGCGTGAGGCCGCTTGGGTCGGTGTGATTGGCGGTAATTTGCAGTCGCTGAGCAATGAGCCGCTGAACGAGCAGGAAGTCCAGCGCCTGACTTTTTTGCGTGGGCTCGACTGGCCGATTCACAAACAAGGTCGGCCGTGGCTGCGTATACCATTTCCCCAGGATCCGTCCGCCGGCAGTCTGGTGATCGAATTGCCTGAGCGCTTTGTGCCGGGGAAATATCGGCTGTTTTGGCGGGTGATCACCAACGGCGTGATTCCGGGGCTATTCACCTTACTGCTGTGTGTGGGCCTGTATCGTTTGTTGGTGGTGCCGCTGAACAACCTGCGTGAGCAGGCCAACGCCTGGCGCGCCGATCAACTGAATGTGCGCCTCTCGAGTGGCATCACTCAGCGACCGGACGAACTCGGTGAACTGGCCCGGGCATTCGACTCGATGTCCGAACGCCTGCAAAGCACCGTCGCGCTGCAGCAGCAATTGCTGCGCGACCTCTCCCATGAACTGCGCACGCCGCTGAGCCGATTGCGCGTGGCCAGTGAAAGCGAGCAGGGTTTGGTGCAGCTGCGTGAGCGCATCGGCCGTGAAGTCGACGGCATGCAGCGGCTGGTGGAAGACACCCTGCAACTGGCCTGGCTGGATACCGAGCGCTCGCCGTTGCCAGACGAAGCGATTCAGATTCAGGCGCTGTGGGAAATGCTTACCGACAACGCCTGTTATGAAAGCGGCTGGCCGAGTTTGCAATTGCAGTGCGCGGTCGATTCGTCGTGCTGGGTGCGCGGCAATCTCAACACCCTGGCGCAGGCGCTGGAGAACATTGTGCGCAATGCCATTCGTCATTCGCCGAAGGGCGGGATCGTGCGGCTGGATGGGCGGCGGGAGGGCGATTACTGGCATCTGTGGCTGGAAGATCAGGGCGGCGGGGTGGCTGACGGGGACCTTGAGCGGATCTTTTCGCCGTTCACTCGACTGGACGGCTCGCGGCCCGGGGATGGCGGCTTTGGGTTGGGTTTGAGCATTGCGCGCAATGCCGTGCAGCGCCAGGGCGGGAGTCTTTGGGCGGAAAACAGTGGGGCGGGGTTGCGGTTGAATCTGCGTCTTATCGCTGATGATTGCGCTGCCAGTCCCGACGTTATCGCTGGCAAGCTAGCTCCCACAGTGAATTTTTGTCAGACACAAATCGTGTGA
- a CDS encoding response regulator transcription factor: MTPVSVGQPRILSIEDDPVLGAYVHEHLGRSGFQVTWCQNGQEGLSIAKRQPFDVVLMDILLPGLDGLNVLTQLRQSHSTPVLLMSALGAEADRISGFRLGADDYLPKPFSMAELHVRIEAILRRVALDRRPAAVALPVASGALRFDDEQCDVFFREHAAGLTRSEFRLLETLNRNDEEVLSKAFLYQHVLQRGYAAHDRSLDMHISQIRRKLKAIGYTEREVRTVWGKGYVLSGADESV, translated from the coding sequence ATGACTCCTGTTTCCGTTGGCCAGCCACGCATACTTTCTATTGAGGACGATCCGGTCCTCGGTGCCTATGTTCACGAACATCTGGGCCGCAGCGGCTTTCAGGTGACCTGGTGCCAGAACGGTCAGGAAGGCTTGAGCATCGCCAAACGCCAGCCGTTCGACGTGGTGTTGATGGATATTCTGCTGCCGGGCCTGGACGGTCTAAACGTACTCACGCAATTGCGGCAGAGCCATTCGACGCCGGTGCTGCTGATGTCGGCGCTCGGTGCCGAGGCGGATCGCATCAGCGGTTTTCGTTTGGGCGCCGACGATTATTTGCCCAAGCCGTTCAGCATGGCCGAGCTGCATGTGCGCATCGAAGCGATCCTGCGCCGGGTAGCACTCGATCGTCGCCCGGCGGCGGTTGCGTTGCCAGTAGCGAGTGGCGCGTTGCGTTTCGACGATGAACAGTGCGACGTGTTTTTCCGTGAGCACGCGGCCGGCCTGACCCGTAGCGAATTCCGTCTGCTGGAAACCCTCAACCGCAACGATGAAGAAGTGCTGAGCAAGGCCTTCCTTTATCAGCACGTCCTGCAACGCGGTTATGCGGCCCATGATCGAAGCCTCGACATGCACATCAGCCAGATCCGCCGCAAACTCAAGGCCATTGGTTACACCGAGCGCGAGGTGCGTACGGTGTGGGGCAAGGGATACGTGCTGAGTGGCGCTGATGAGAGTGTCTGA
- a CDS encoding response regulator — translation MLKKLGIKGRVLLLTLLPTSLMALVLGGYFTWTQQADLQSQLMQRGEMIAEQLAPLVAPAMGHGNSELLERIATQSLEQPDMRAVTFLAPDRTPLAHAGPTMLNQAPSGDSAHLQRRSGNDATRYLMPVFGKHRNLAGELIPEESERLLGWVELELSHNGMLLRGYRSLFASLLLIAAGLAGAALLALRMGRTINRPLGQIKQAVAQLKDGHLETRLPPLGSQELDELASGINRMAGTMQNAREELQHSVDQATEDVRQNLETIEIQNIELDLARKEALEASRIKSEFLANMSHEIRTPLNGILGFTHLLQKSELTPRQLDYLGTIEKSADSLLGIINEILDFSKIEAGKLVLDHIPFNLRDLLQDTLTILAPAAHAKQLELVSLVYRDTPLSLVGDPLRLKQILTNLVSNAIKFTREGTIVARAMLEEEHEDSVQLRISIQDTGIGLSNQDVRALFQAFSQADNSLSRQPGGTGLGLVISKRLIEQMGGEIGVDSTPGEGSEFWISLSLPKTRDDAEDLPSAPLLGRRVAVLENHELARQALQHQLEDCGLIVTPFSTLETLTNGVTGAHQTDQAIDLAVIGITSNDMLPERLNQHIWDLEHLGCKVLVLCPTTEQTLFHLSVPNPHSQLQAKPACTRKLRRALSDLANPRQPRNEPGEPLSSRAPKVLCVDDNPANLLLVQTLLEDMGAKVLAVESGYAAVKAVQTESFDLVLMDVQMPGMDGRQSTEAIRQWESERHCTPLPIVALTAHAMANEKRALLQSGMDDYLTKPISERQLAQVVLKWTGLALRNQAPERVSESAAGSNELPVLDHEEGLRLAAGKADLAADMLAMLLASLEADREAIRSARDSHDQNALIERVHRLHGATRYCGVPQLRAACQRSETLLKQEDPKASTALDELERAIHRLAAQAKISA, via the coding sequence GTGCTCAAGAAACTGGGAATCAAAGGTCGCGTGTTGTTGCTGACCTTGTTGCCGACCAGCCTGATGGCGCTGGTGCTGGGCGGTTATTTCACCTGGACGCAGCAGGCCGACTTGCAGAGCCAATTGATGCAGCGCGGCGAGATGATCGCCGAGCAACTGGCGCCGCTGGTGGCACCCGCCATGGGCCATGGCAACAGCGAACTGCTTGAACGCATTGCCACCCAGTCCCTCGAACAACCGGACATGCGCGCGGTGACTTTCCTTGCGCCGGATCGCACGCCGCTGGCCCACGCCGGCCCGACCATGCTCAATCAGGCGCCAAGCGGTGACAGCGCGCACCTGCAACGGCGCAGCGGCAATGACGCGACCCGTTATCTGATGCCGGTCTTCGGCAAGCATCGCAACCTCGCCGGCGAACTGATCCCCGAAGAGTCCGAGCGCCTGCTAGGTTGGGTCGAACTGGAGCTGTCGCACAATGGCATGCTGCTGCGCGGTTATCGCAGTCTGTTTGCCAGCCTGTTGCTGATCGCCGCCGGCCTGGCCGGTGCCGCGCTGCTCGCGTTGCGCATGGGCCGCACGATCAATCGGCCGCTGGGCCAGATCAAACAGGCCGTCGCGCAACTCAAGGACGGTCATCTGGAAACCCGCCTGCCGCCGCTCGGCAGTCAGGAGCTGGATGAACTGGCATCGGGCATCAATCGCATGGCCGGTACAATGCAGAACGCCCGCGAAGAATTGCAGCACAGCGTCGATCAGGCCACCGAAGACGTGCGCCAGAATCTGGAAACCATCGAAATCCAGAACATCGAGCTGGATCTGGCCCGTAAAGAGGCGCTGGAGGCGAGCCGGATCAAATCCGAGTTCCTCGCCAACATGAGCCACGAGATCCGCACGCCGCTCAATGGCATTCTCGGCTTCACCCATCTGTTGCAAAAAAGCGAACTGACCCCGCGCCAGCTCGACTATCTCGGCACCATTGAAAAGTCCGCCGACAGCCTGCTCGGGATCATCAACGAGATCCTCGACTTCTCGAAAATCGAAGCCGGCAAACTGGTACTCGACCACATCCCGTTCAACCTGCGCGACTTGCTGCAAGACACCTTGACCATTCTCGCCCCCGCCGCTCACGCCAAGCAGCTTGAGCTGGTCAGTCTGGTCTATCGCGATACGCCGCTGTCGCTGGTCGGAGACCCGCTGCGTTTGAAGCAGATTCTCACCAACCTGGTCAGCAACGCGATCAAGTTCACCCGCGAAGGCACTATCGTTGCCCGGGCGATGCTCGAAGAAGAACACGAAGACAGCGTGCAACTGCGCATCAGCATTCAGGACACCGGCATTGGCCTGTCGAATCAGGACGTGCGTGCGTTGTTTCAGGCCTTCAGCCAGGCTGACAACTCGCTGTCGCGGCAACCCGGCGGCACCGGTCTGGGGCTGGTGATTTCCAAGCGCCTGATCGAACAGATGGGCGGCGAGATCGGCGTCGACAGCACGCCGGGCGAAGGCTCGGAATTCTGGATCAGCCTGAGCCTGCCCAAGACCCGCGACGACGCCGAAGACCTGCCTTCGGCGCCACTGCTCGGACGGCGGGTGGCGGTACTGGAAAACCACGAACTGGCGCGTCAGGCCTTGCAGCATCAGTTGGAAGACTGTGGCCTCATTGTCACGCCGTTCAGTACATTGGAAACCCTGACCAATGGCGTCACCGGCGCGCATCAGACCGATCAGGCGATTGATCTGGCGGTCATCGGCATCACCAGCAACGACATGCTCCCGGAGCGCCTGAACCAGCACATCTGGGACCTCGAACACCTTGGCTGCAAAGTGCTGGTGCTGTGCCCGACCACCGAGCAGACACTGTTCCATTTGTCGGTACCCAATCCCCACAGCCAGTTGCAGGCCAAACCGGCTTGCACGCGCAAATTGCGCCGCGCGCTATCGGATCTGGCCAACCCGCGTCAGCCACGCAACGAGCCCGGCGAGCCGCTGTCGAGTCGGGCACCGAAAGTGCTGTGCGTCGACGACAACCCGGCCAACCTGTTGCTGGTGCAAACCTTGCTCGAAGACATGGGCGCCAAGGTGCTTGCCGTGGAAAGCGGATATGCGGCGGTGAAAGCCGTGCAGACCGAGTCCTTCGATCTGGTGCTGATGGACGTGCAGATGCCGGGCATGGACGGCCGCCAGAGCACCGAAGCCATCCGCCAGTGGGAGAGCGAGCGGCATTGCACGCCGCTGCCGATCGTCGCCCTCACCGCCCACGCCATGGCCAACGAAAAACGCGCGTTACTGCAAAGCGGCATGGACGACTACCTGACCAAACCGATCAGTGAGCGGCAACTGGCGCAAGTGGTGCTGAAGTGGACCGGTCTGGCCCTGCGCAATCAGGCGCCAGAGCGGGTCAGCGAAAGTGCGGCGGGCAGCAACGAATTGCCGGTGCTCGATCACGAGGAAGGCTTGCGTCTGGCTGCCGGTAAAGCGGATCTGGCAGCAGACATGCTGGCGATGTTGCTGGCTTCGCTGGAAGCCGACCGCGAAGCCATTCGCAGCGCCCGCGACAGCCACGACCAGAATGCCCTGATTGAACGTGTGCATCGCTTGCACGGCGCCACGCGTTACTGCGGCGTGCCGCAATTGCGTGCGGCCTGTCAGCGCAGTGAAACCCTGCTCAAACAGGAAGATCCGAAAGCGTCGACAGCGCTGGATGAACTGGAGCGGGCAATCCACCGCCTCGCCGCGCAGGCGAAGATCAGCGCCTGA
- a CDS encoding 2-hydroxyacid dehydrogenase encodes MRTIVFSSQTYDRDSFLGADCPASIELHFQSARLSLDTAALADQHEVVCAFINDDLSAAVLERLAAGGTRLIALRSAGYNHVDLLAAKRLGLAVVRVPAYSPHAVAEHAVALILALNRRLHRAYNRTREGDFTLHGLTGFDLVGKTVGIVGTGQIGATFAKIMHGFGCELLAYDPYPNPDVLALGARYLSLPELLAQSRIISLHCPLNAQSKHLINRDSLAHLQAGAMLINTGRGGLVDTPALIDALKDGQLGYLGLDVYEEEAQLFFEDRSDLPLQDDVLARLLTFPNVIITAHQAFLTHEALDAIAATTLYNIATWAAGSPQNQVEG; translated from the coding sequence ATGCGTACGATCGTTTTCAGTAGCCAGACCTACGACCGAGACAGTTTCCTCGGCGCCGATTGCCCTGCCAGTATCGAACTGCACTTTCAATCGGCCCGGCTCAGTCTCGACACCGCGGCACTGGCCGACCAGCACGAAGTGGTCTGCGCCTTTATCAATGACGACCTCAGTGCTGCGGTGCTGGAACGTCTGGCCGCCGGCGGCACGCGATTGATCGCCTTGCGTTCGGCCGGTTACAACCATGTCGATCTGCTCGCTGCCAAACGCCTGGGACTGGCCGTGGTGCGTGTCCCGGCGTATTCACCCCATGCCGTGGCCGAACATGCTGTCGCGTTGATTCTCGCCCTCAACCGTCGCTTGCACCGCGCCTACAACCGCACCCGTGAAGGCGATTTCACTCTGCACGGGCTGACCGGTTTCGATCTGGTGGGCAAAACTGTCGGCATCGTCGGCACCGGGCAGATCGGCGCGACGTTCGCGAAAATCATGCACGGTTTCGGCTGTGAGTTGCTGGCATACGACCCCTATCCAAATCCCGACGTTCTGGCATTGGGCGCGCGTTACCTGAGCCTGCCGGAATTGCTCGCGCAGTCGCGAATCATCAGCCTGCACTGCCCGCTCAACGCGCAGAGCAAACACTTGATCAACCGCGATTCACTGGCGCACCTGCAAGCGGGTGCCATGCTCATCAATACCGGTCGCGGCGGACTGGTCGATACGCCGGCACTGATCGACGCCTTGAAGGACGGTCAGCTCGGCTATCTGGGGCTGGATGTGTATGAGGAAGAGGCGCAGCTGTTTTTCGAGGATCGCTCAGACCTGCCATTACAGGACGACGTGCTGGCGCGCTTGCTGACCTTTCCAAACGTGATCATCACTGCGCACCAAGCCTTTTTGACGCACGAGGCGCTGGACGCGATTGCCGCGACCACCCTGTACAACATCGCGACCTGGGCGGCGGGGTCGCCGCAGAACCAAGTCGAGGGTTGA
- a CDS encoding META domain-containing protein has product MKRLALTALVGVGLAGCAAEPVQLQQNRSYILEWIGERPLMDYSHLTVTLGDDGRAYGNGGCNHWFAPYTLDGNKLTFGKIGKTRKLCAPALMEQEQRFLQALEHVERWDISPIEQMRFWPAEGKPLRWWLEEG; this is encoded by the coding sequence ATGAAACGCCTTGCCCTGACCGCTCTGGTCGGTGTTGGCCTGGCGGGCTGCGCCGCAGAGCCTGTGCAACTGCAACAGAACCGCAGCTACATTCTGGAGTGGATCGGCGAGCGGCCATTGATGGATTACAGCCATCTGACCGTGACCCTTGGCGATGATGGTCGCGCCTACGGCAACGGCGGCTGCAACCATTGGTTCGCGCCGTACACGCTGGATGGCAACAAGCTGACTTTCGGCAAGATCGGCAAGACCCGCAAATTGTGCGCGCCGGCGTTGATGGAGCAGGAACAACGCTTCCTGCAAGCGCTGGAACATGTCGAGCGCTGGGACATCTCGCCGATCGAACAGATGCGCTTCTGGCCGGCTGAAGGCAAGCCGTTGCGCTGGTGGCTGGAAGAGGGTTAA